One Bos indicus isolate NIAB-ARS_2022 breed Sahiwal x Tharparkar chromosome 10, NIAB-ARS_B.indTharparkar_mat_pri_1.0, whole genome shotgun sequence DNA window includes the following coding sequences:
- the ZFP36L1 gene encoding mRNA decay activator protein ZFP36L1: MTTTLVSATIFDLSEVLCKGNKMLNYSTPSAGGCLLDRKAVGTPAGGGFPRRHSVTLPSSKFHQNQLLSSLKGEPAPALSSRDSRFRDRSFSEGGERLLPPQKQPGSGQVNSSRYKTELCRPFEENGACKYGDKCQFAHGIHELRSLTRHPKYKTELCRTFHTIGFCPYGPRCHFIHNAEERRALAGARDLSADRPRLQHSFSFAGFPSAAATAAATGLLDSPTSITPPPILSADDLLGSPTLPDGTNNPFAFSSQELASLFAPSMGLPGGGSPTTFLFRPMSESPHMFDSPPSPQDSLSDQEGYLSSSSSSHSGSDSPTLDNSRRLPIFSRLSISDD, translated from the exons ATGACCACCACCCTCGTGTCTGCCACCATCTTCGACTTGAGCGAAGTTTTATGCAAG GGTAACAAGATGCTCAACTACAGTACTCCCAGTGCCGGGGGTTGCCTGCTGGACAGGAAGGCAGTGGGCACCCCTGCCGGTGGGGGCTTCCCCCGGAGGCACTCGGTCACTCTGCCCAGCTCCAAATTCCACCAGAACCAGCTCCTCAGTAGCCTCAAGGGTGAGCCAGCCCCAGCTCTGAGCTCTCGGGACAGCCGCTTCCGAGACCGCTCTTTCTCAGAAGGGGGCGAGCGGCTGCTGCCCCCCCAGAAGCAGCCGGGAAGCGGCCAGGTCAACTCCAGCCGCTACAAGACGGAGCTGTGCCGCCCCTTCGAGGAGAACGGAGCCTGTAAGTACGGCGACAAGTGCCAGTTCGCCCACGGCATCCACGAGCTCCGAAGCCTGACCCGCCACCCCAAGTACAAGACGGAGCTGTGCCGCACCTTCCACACCATCGGCTTCTGCCCCTACGGGCCCCGCTGCCACTTCATCCACAACGCCGAGGAGCGCCGTGCCCTGGCCGGGGCCCGGGACCTCTCTGCTGACCGTCCCCGCCTCCAGCATAGCTTTAGCTTTGCTGGGTTTCCCAgtgccgccgccaccgccgctgcCACGGGGCTGCTGGACAGCCCCACATccatcaccccaccccccatcctgAGCGCCGATGACCTCCTGGGCTCACCCACCCTCCCTGATGGCACCAATAACCCCTTCGCCTTCTCCAGCCAGGAGCTGGCGAGCCTCTTTGCCCCTAGCATGGGGCTGCCCGGGGGTGGCTCCCCGACCACCTTCCTCTTCCGGCCCATGTCTGAGTCCCCTCACATGTTTGACTCTCCCCCCAGCCCTCAGGATTCTCTCTCGGACCAGGAGGGCTACCTGAGCAGCTccagcagcagccacagtggCTCAGACTCCCCTACTTTGGACAACTCAAGACGCCTGCCCATTTTCAGCAGACTTTCCATCTCAGATGACTAA